The Aeromonas encheleia genomic sequence CAACTCTGTCAGCCCTGACCGGAGATCAGCCTGGCCCCTTGCCTAGCCTGATCGTCCGCGGTCTTCATCAACTTGACCTGCAGTTCGAAGTTACGGGTCAGCGACATGCTGCTGATCAGCTCGTCAACCGCGTTCACATTCGCGCCTTCGAGGAAGCCGGACGCCAGCACCACCTGCTCGCTGATCTCGGCATCCCCTCCCTGACGCTGACGGAATAGACCATCCAGCCCCTTCACCAGATCGGCCGGGTCTGGATTGACCAGCTTGAGCCGACCCACATCCAGGCGGGCCCCGCCCCCCGGCGGAGTGATGCTGAGGGAACCATCCTTACCAAAACTCAGGTCACGATAGGCTGGCAGCACCATTTCCCCACCGTCACCCAGCACCGGACGACCATTGAGGGTCAACAGTCCCTCGCCATCCACCTCCAGGTTGCCGGCACGGGTGTAAGCCTCCTTGCCATCGGCCGTCTGCACCGTGAGAAAGCCCTCGCCACGCACCGCCACATCCAGCTTGCGGCCCGTCTGCATCAGGGCACCGGGTTTGAAGTCGGTGCCCGCCAACTCCTCGCGGGCCATGACCCGGCTCGGATAACCATCACCGGTCAAGGCATAGGCGGAGGCCCGCTCAAAATCGGCCCGAAAGCCGGCGGTATTGACGTTGGCCAGGTTGTTGGCCCGGATTTGCTGGGCCATCAGGGTATGTTGCGCCCCCGACATGGCGGTATAGATAAGCTTTTCCACGCATCACGCCTTAGAAGGAGTTGAAGAGAACCTGAGTCATCTTGTCGGCCGAACTGATGGTCTTGGCGTTGGCCTGGTAGTTGCGCTGAGAGGTCATCAGGCTGACCAACTCCCCCGTCAGATCGACGTTGGATCCCTCATAGGCGCCGGCCGTCAGGGTACCCAGCGTCCCGGTGCCGGGGGCCCCCAGCACCGGCTGACCGGAGCTGAACGACTGCTGCCAGGTGGTGTTATTGGCCTGCAGCAGACCGTTGGGATTGGTGAAGCTCGCCATCACCACCTGACCCTGCAGCAGACTCTGGCCGTTGGTGAAGGTGGCGTAGACACCGCCATCGGCATCCACCCTGACCCCGGTCAGATCCCCGGCGGCATAGCCGTTGGACTGGTTGCGGGTGGCGTTGAAGTCGGAGGCATACTGGC encodes the following:
- the lfgF gene encoding lateral flagellar basal-body rod protein LfgF, which codes for MEKLIYTAMSGAQHTLMAQQIRANNLANVNTAGFRADFERASAYALTGDGYPSRVMAREELAGTDFKPGALMQTGRKLDVAVRGEGFLTVQTADGKEAYTRAGNLEVDGEGLLTLNGRPVLGDGGEMVLPAYRDLSFGKDGSLSITPPGGGARLDVGRLKLVNPDPADLVKGLDGLFRQRQGGDAEISEQVVLASGFLEGANVNAVDELISSMSLTRNFELQVKLMKTADDQARQGARLISGQG